A single region of the Candidatus Parcubacteria bacterium genome encodes:
- a CDS encoding peptidoglycan-binding protein, producing MLAISVGPGRAIAAADPIMWLKFDDGSGTTPQDSGANNIDGSFTATEPTWTNNVPSVSFDNPYALSFTGSGDAVNVSWPVGRNFAATDPRSFSFWYKPTANGEGSYSRIISWSSDKLEIAGTEAGPTTHKITYFDGNWHATDITLSLGTWYHVTFTYDGTTAKFYIGNELQDEHSLAGRDLSGTLRIGNRVQQLDEGINGYIDDVRVYDYALNSTQVGNLSSGSSNPDAAPDATSPSVEITVPASAATIGGSAVTLTASSSDNVLVSGVKFYYDSTNQIGSEITATTSVNIYNSTFNTTALSDGSHTLIAVARDAAGNRATSTAVTVTVDNTGPTISAVASSSITSSGGTLTWTTSEAASTKAVYSADSLYASSTTETDTSTRVTSHSKAISSLLSCTLYNYKVISADTAGNYATSTAGTFTTTGCTGGSAPSSSTSTVVTVSSAATSTVTDTGRTITVSTPANFTSTSSSVVIQIKGLSSSAVLDTTGKPSSSLSSAASLVFNVTALINNTTELDSFDTAVTVSYTYTDGDVSSLDESTLKMYHYKNSTWSELDSCSVNTGTNTITCTAPHFSIFAIFGTSQSSSSSSSTTHTGVVIGCTDRAALNFSPYAFGVNTALCQYARQAAAVSTAAPLPPAFTRDLRRGMSGEDVKRLQQWLNARGHVVSKSGPGSRGKETAYFGSATAKALAAFQKKSKIKPSSGYFGPVTRGIVAGSMR from the coding sequence TTGTTGGCAATCTCCGTGGGTCCGGGACGCGCGATTGCGGCGGCAGATCCCATCATGTGGCTCAAGTTCGATGATGGATCCGGTACTACGCCTCAGGATAGCGGAGCTAACAATATCGACGGCTCTTTTACGGCGACCGAGCCTACTTGGACGAACAACGTGCCCAGCGTGTCTTTTGACAATCCTTACGCGCTCTCTTTTACGGGCTCGGGCGATGCCGTGAACGTGTCCTGGCCCGTGGGACGGAACTTCGCGGCGACAGATCCGAGAAGCTTCTCTTTTTGGTACAAGCCGACAGCTAATGGCGAAGGGTCTTATTCACGCATCATCAGCTGGAGCAGCGATAAGCTGGAGATCGCCGGTACGGAGGCGGGACCCACCACCCACAAGATCACTTATTTCGATGGTAACTGGCACGCCACCGATATCACGCTCAGCCTTGGTACTTGGTATCACGTTACCTTCACCTACGATGGCACCACTGCGAAGTTCTATATCGGGAATGAGTTGCAGGATGAGCACTCTCTCGCGGGCCGTGACCTCAGCGGCACACTGCGTATCGGCAACCGCGTGCAGCAGCTTGATGAGGGTATCAATGGATATATAGATGATGTGCGCGTCTACGATTACGCGCTGAATTCTACGCAGGTCGGCAACCTCTCCTCCGGCTCGAGCAACCCCGATGCCGCTCCGGATGCCACGAGCCCCAGTGTGGAGATAACCGTGCCCGCGAGCGCGGCCACCATCGGGGGGAGCGCGGTGACTCTCACTGCTAGCTCCTCGGACAATGTCCTGGTATCTGGCGTGAAGTTCTACTATGACAGCACGAATCAGATAGGGAGCGAGATCACTGCCACCACCTCGGTGAATATCTATAATTCTACGTTCAATACCACTGCTCTCTCTGACGGCTCGCATACTCTCATCGCCGTGGCGCGGGACGCGGCTGGAAATCGCGCCACCTCCACCGCAGTGACGGTGACCGTGGATAATACGGGTCCCACCATTTCCGCGGTGGCAAGTTCCAGCATTACCAGCTCGGGAGGCACGCTGACCTGGACCACCAGTGAGGCGGCTTCCACAAAAGCGGTCTATTCCGCCGACTCGCTCTACGCCTCCTCCACGACGGAGACGGATACCAGTACGCGGGTGACGAGCCATAGCAAGGCGATAAGTAGTCTGCTCTCCTGTACCCTCTACAACTACAAAGTCATCTCTGCTGATACGGCGGGAAATTATGCCACCTCCACCGCGGGCACCTTTACTACGACAGGCTGTACGGGCGGCAGCGCGCCCTCTTCCTCCACTTCGACGGTGGTTACGGTAAGTTCGGCGGCCACCTCCACGGTCACGGATACCGGACGTACCATCACCGTCTCGACACCCGCCAACTTTACCTCCACCTCTTCTTCCGTGGTGATACAGATAAAGGGTCTCTCTTCAAGCGCGGTACTCGATACCACCGGCAAGCCTTCTTCCAGCCTAAGCAGCGCGGCGAGCCTGGTGTTCAATGTGACCGCCCTCATCAACAACACCACGGAATTGGACTCCTTTGATACGGCAGTGACTGTCTCCTATACGTACACCGACGGTGACGTGAGCAGTCTCGATGAGAGCACGCTCAAGATGTACCACTACAAGAACAGCACGTGGTCGGAGCTTGATTCCTGCTCCGTAAATACCGGCACGAACACCATCACCTGTACCGCGCCGCACTTTTCCATCTTCGCCATATTCGGAACATCACAATCCTCTTCGAGTAGTAGCTCCACCACGCATACTGGTGTTGTTATCGGCTGTACGGATCGTGCAGCTCTCAATTTTTCCCCTTACGCTTTCGGAGTGAATACCGCGCTTTGCCAGTACGCGCGCCAGGCGGCGGCTGTTTCCACGGCTGCTCCTCTTCCGCCAGCATTCACGCGCGACCTGCGGAGGGGGATGTCAGGAGAAGACGTAAAACGCTTGCAGCAGTGGCTCAACGCGAGGGGGCATGTCGTATCGAAGAGCGGCCCTGGAAGTAGGGGGAAGGAGACTGCGTATTTTGGATCCGCTACGGCAAAAGCCCTCGCGGCTTTCCAGAAGAAGAGTAAGATCAAACCGTCCTCTGGCTACTTCGGCCCAGTAACTCGCGGTATTGTGGCTGGTTCGATGCGATGA
- a CDS encoding SIMPL domain-containing protein, whose product MNFKGLIDYAQPIVAAATLFALALMISAGFGAYTAYKIKVAGNTIEVTGSARESVVADFGRWNINLDTKTAINDQQAGFDRLERATATILAYLKEQGFTEVETPAPNASPDYYYQQNSPPVLTGHVVSRQIMVRSAEIDKIAALAGNITPLSGSGYNVSTGGIELTYQKLPEKRVSLLAGAIKDAKARAEAIAKESGMSVGALRSATGGVVQVLPQGGVEISDYGSYDTQSKNKDVMVTVRASFLIE is encoded by the coding sequence ATGAATTTCAAAGGCCTCATCGATTACGCGCAGCCCATCGTCGCCGCAGCGACCCTCTTTGCTCTCGCGCTCATGATCTCGGCGGGCTTCGGTGCATATACGGCGTATAAGATAAAAGTGGCAGGGAATACCATTGAGGTCACTGGCTCTGCACGCGAATCAGTGGTGGCTGATTTCGGACGCTGGAATATAAACCTGGATACCAAGACAGCTATAAACGATCAGCAGGCAGGCTTCGACCGCTTGGAGAGAGCGACCGCCACTATCCTGGCGTACCTCAAAGAGCAGGGCTTCACCGAGGTGGAGACGCCTGCGCCGAACGCCTCTCCCGACTACTACTATCAGCAGAACTCTCCGCCAGTGCTCACTGGACATGTCGTCTCGCGCCAGATCATGGTGCGTAGCGCGGAGATAGATAAGATCGCGGCGCTCGCAGGAAACATCACGCCCCTCTCGGGCTCCGGATACAACGTATCTACCGGCGGCATCGAGCTTACCTATCAGAAACTTCCGGAGAAGCGCGTCTCATTGCTCGCAGGTGCCATCAAGGATGCTAAGGCACGCGCAGAGGCTATCGCTAAGGAGAGCGGGATGTCTGTGGGTGCGCTGCGCTCGGCTACTGGCGGCGTGGTACAGGTTCTGCCGCAGGGTGGGGTAGAGATCAGCGACTACGGCTCATATGACACGCAGAGCAAGAACAAGGATGTCATGGTGACGGTGCGCGCGAGCTTCCTGATCGAATAA